Genomic segment of Xanthobacter dioxanivorans:
TGCCGGACGTGCGCTCCCTGCGCATCCCGCTGAAATACCTCGCGAACCTGCTCACGGCGGGCAATGAGGAACCGGTCGCCCTGGCGCTGGAGCGGATGCTGGCCATGCGCGCCTACATGCGCGCCAAGACGGTGGACGGGCGCATCGACGAGCGCATCGCCACCAAGGTGGGGCTCACCGGCGCCGCCATCGACGACATGTACCAGGTGATGGCCATCGCCAATTACGAGGACCGCTTCGTCATCCCCACCGCCCACCGCGAATGGAGCGAGGACGCCTACGATTTGCGCGGGTCCTGCGGCTTCTCCTTCGGCAACGGCTGCTCCGGCGGCGACAGCGAGCTCAACCTGTTCGGCAGTCCTTCCACGAAGAAGGCCCGCACCCCGATGGAGGTGGAGTGATGGCGATGCAAGCTGAAAACCTGACCTTCAGGGCGCTCTCCGCGCTTCTCGCCTATCCCAGCGAGGATCTGGTGGCCGCTGCGCCGGCCATCGCCGACGTGCTGGCGCTGGAGGGCCTTGTCGGCGAGCCGGCCCGTGCCGGCCTCGCCCCCCTGCTTGAGGAGCTGGCGCAGGACGACCTGTTCGCCCTGCAGGAGAGCTATGTCGGCCTGTTCGACCGCACCCGGCGCCTGTCGCTGCACCTGTTCGAGCACGTGCATGGGGAAAGCCGCGACCGCGGGCAGGCCATGGTGGACCTCGCCGGCATCTACGAGAAGGGCGGGCTGGTGCTCGTCGCCAACGAACTGCCGGACTACCTGCCCCTGTTCCTGGAGTTCCTCTCCACCCGGCCCCTGGCCGAGGCGCGGGGGCTCATCGCCGACATCGTCCACATCCTGGCAAGCCTCGAGGAGCGCCTCGCGGCCCGCGGCTCGGCCTATGCGGCCGTGTTCGCCGCCTTGCGGACGCTGGCGACGGACGGCGTGGTCGCCGCCCCGGCATCGGCACCGGCAAAAGAAGAACCGGTGGACGACCTTGCCGCGCTGGATGCCGCCTGGGAGGAGACCGCCGTCACCTTCGGACCGGGCGAGGGCATGGGCGCCTGCTCCGTGGACCGCTTCAGAACCCAGTTGCGTGCCGCCCAGCGCGACGCGCGCCATACCGCAGCTTGAGGGAGGACGATCATGTCCGAGGCCATCAACGCCGCCCTGTTCGGCTGGTACCCCTATCTCTGCCTCACGGTGTTCCTGCTCGGCAGCCTGATCCGCTACGACCGCGAGCAATACACCTGGAAGACCGGCTCCTCGCAGCTCCTGCGCAAGCGACAATTGCGCTGGGGATCCAACCTGTTCCACGTGGGCATCCTCGTCATCTTCCTCGGCCATGCCGGGGGCCTGCTGACCCCCATCTGGGTATTCGACGCGCTGGGCATCTCCCATAGCTTCAAGCAGGGCCTCGCCATCACGGTGGGCGGCATCGCCGGGGTGATGTGCTTCGCCGGCATCGCGCTCCTCGCCCACCGGCGCCTGTTCGATCCGCGCATCCGCGCCAATTCGAGCTTCGGCGACACCGCCATCCTGCTGGTTTTGTGGGCGCAGCTCACCCTTGGCCTGTCGACCATCTTCATCTCGCTCCACCACATGGACGGGCACGAGATGGTGAAGTTCATGAACTGGGCGCAGGGCATCCTCACCCTCCAGCCCTCGGCCGCCGCCTATGTGGCGGACGTCAGCCCGGTGTTCAAGGCGCACCTTTTGCTGGGCATGACGATCTTCCTCGTCTTCCCCTTCACCCGCCTCGTGCATGTGTGGAGCGCCCCGGTCTGGTACCTGGGCCGCACCGGCTACCAGGTGGTGCGCACGCGCCTGCCGCGGGGCGCGGCCCGTCCGCCCGTGCCCGGCCAGACGCTGGCCGCGGTGCGCCCGGCCGTGCGCCGTCCCCTCGGCCGCCCGGCGGAGTGAGCGCCATGACCGAAATCATCGGCACGTCCCCCTCCGCCCGTCCGCCCCGACGCCCGGATGAGGTGAGCGTGGACGGCGTGGTCATCCCCCGCGCCGCCATCGCCCGCGAGATCCAGAACCACGCGGCGAAGACGCCGGCGGACGCCTGGCACGCGGCGGCCCGCGCCCTCGCCGTGCGGGAGCTCCTCCTCGCGCAGGCCCGGCGCCTCGACATCGTCCCGGAGCCGGCGACCGAGGCGGACGGCACCCGCGAAACCGACGAGGAGGCGGTCATCCGCGCCCTCCTCGACCGCGAGGTCACGGTGCCGAAGGCCGACACCGCCACCTGCCGCCGCTACTTCGAGCGGAACCGCGCGGCCTTCCGCTCGGATGACCTGTATGAGGTTGCGCACATCCTCATTCCCGCCGCGTCGGCCGACGCGGCGCGGCGCGCAGCGGCGCAGGTCGAGGCGGAGGCGGTGCTGCGCTGCGTGCTCAGCGATGAAACCGCGTTCGAGGAGATGGCGCGGGCGCATTCCGCCTGCCCGTCACGCGAAGTTGGCGGCAGCCTCGGCCAGATCGGCAAGGGGCAGACCGTGCCGGAATTCGAGGCGGCTTTGTCCGCCATCGCGCCGGGGCCGGTCCATCCGCTCCTCGTTCCCACGCGCTACGGCTTCCACATCGTGCGGGTGGCCCGGCATGTGGCCGGCGAGGAGCTGCCGTTCGCAGCGGCCGAGGCGTCCATCGCCGCGCACCTGGAGGCGACCTCCTGGCACATCGCGGTCCGCCAGTATCTGAGCCTGCTCGCAGGGCGGGCCGACATCCGCGGGGTGACTCTGGAAGGGGCGCCGACCCCCTCGTGCAATAGGAGGAAAAGATGCTGCTCGGCGCCCTCCTGCGGCAATTGCAGGATGAACGGTTCGCGCAGGAGACCCTGTTCGCCCTCGGCGACGTGACGCTGGCGGCGCGCGTGGCGCAGGCCGGCGCACGCTTCGGCGAGAGCGCGGCGGACTATGCTGCGGGTGCCTGTGCCCGCTTCAGCGACGGTGCGAGCGACGAGGATTGGCTGGCGCTGATGACGGCGCTGGAGCGCGGCGGCGACCCAGCCGCCACCTGCCTGCGCGCCATGATCGACTGGTCGTTGAAGCAGGATGCCGCCCCTCCTCCTGAAGCGGCGGGCTGCGGGTGTGGCGGCGGGGGTGGCTGCGGAGGACACGACCATGGGCCGGGCTGAGGGCGTGCTCGACGAGCTGTTCGACAAGAACTTCGCCTGGGCCGACCGCAAGACCGCGGAGGACCCCACCTTCTTCCGCCGCCTCGCCGAGCAGCAGGCGCCCCGCTTCCTGTGGCTCGGCTGCTCGGACAGCCGGGTCCCTGCCAATGATGTGGTCGGGCTCGATCCGGGCGAGATCTTCGTCCACCGAAACATCGCCAACGTGGTCCATTCCAGCGACATGAACATGCTCGCGGTGCTCGAATTCGCAGTGGATGTGCTGCGGGTGCGGCACATCATCGTCTGCGGCCACTACGGCTGCGGCGGCGTGCGGCGGGCCCTGGAGAATGCCGACGGCACCGGTGGAAGCGGCCTCGTCGACCACTGGCTGGCGCCCGTCGTCGACCTCTATGCCCGCCACCGCGCCACCATCGATGCTTCCGCAGCGAACCGGCTGGACCGCCTGTGCGAGCTGAATGTGGAAATCCAGGTCCGCCGCCTCGCGGCGACCCCGGTGCTGAAGAGCGCCTGGGCGCGCGGCACGGAGGTCACCGTGCACGGCTGGATCTACGGCATCGGCGACGGCCTGCTGCGCGATCTCGGCACCACCGTCTCCTCGCCCGCCGAATTTGCCGCCCTGCCCTCTCTCGACACACTGCTGGCCGCGCCGGTGGAACCCATGACGGCGGCCCGCCGCCATGCCATCGCGGCCTTCCTCGAGATGGATCTGGAGGATGTCGCCCCCTGCGGCGCCGGCTGTACCTGCGGCGCCTTCGGCCCGGCCACCGCCGCAGCCCGGTCCCTCGCCCCACGGCAGGAAACGCCCTGATGCTCCACGCCCCGTCTGCTCCCACCACGTCTGCTTCCGCCACCTCCCCCTGCGCCATGGTCGACCTGTTCGGCCGCCGCGTCTCCTATCTCCGCCTGTCGGTGACCGACCGCTGCGACCTGCGCTGCCTGTACTGCATGGCGGAGGACATGACCTTCCTGCCGCGCGATCAGGTGCTGTCCATCGAGGAACTGGACCTGATGGCTTCCGCCTTCGTGGCGGCCGGCATCACCAAGCTGCGCATCACCGGCGGGGAGCCCCTGGTGCGCAAGGGCGTCATGGATCTGTTCGCCGGTCTCTCGCGGCATCTGAAAAGCGGCGCGCTGAAGGAGCTCACGCTCACCACCAACGGCACCCAGCTGGCGCGCCATGCGGAGGACCTCGCCCGCGCCGGCGTGAAGCGGGTGAACGTCTCCCTCGACACCCTGGACGCCGAGCGCTTTCGCGCCATCACCCGCCGGGGCAGCCTGGGCGTGGTGATGGACGGCATCCGCGCCGCGCTGGAGGCCGGGCTGAAGGTCAAGCTCAACGCGGTGGCCCTCGCCGGCGTCACGCCGGACGAGGTGTTCGACCTCATCCATTTCACCCATGGCCGCGGAATGGACCTGACCTTCATCGAGACCATGCCGCTCGGCGACGTGGGGGTGGACCGCATCGACCAGTATTTCCCCCTCGATGCGCTGCGCCGGCTGATCGAGGCCCGCCTGACGCTCACCGACACGTCGGAACGCACGGGCGGGCCGGCACGCTACACTCGTGTCGCCGAGACCGGCGGGCGTCTCGGCTTCATCACGCCCATGAGCCATTCCTTCTGCGAGAGCTGCAACCGCGTCCGCGTGAGCGCGACCGGGATGCTCCACACCTGCCTCGGGCAGGAGGACGCCTTCGACCTGAAGGCCCCTCTGCGCGCCAGCGCCGACGGCGCGGCCCTGCGCGCGGCGATCGCCGGGGCGATCCGGGCCAAGCCCCGGGGACACGACTTCGTCATCGCCCGCGTCGGCACCCCGGCCCTGGCGCGGCACATGTCCGCTTTGGGCGGCTGACAGGAAAGAGGGGGCGAGGATGGATGACGTGACCCTGGCCCGCGCTCTGCATGTGCTCGCTTTGGTGCACTGGATCGGCGGTGTCTCCTTTGTCACGCTCGTGATCCTTCCGCTCGCCCGTGGCGCAGGGGTGGAGGGCGCGGAGCTGTTCGCGCGGGTGGAGCGGCGCTTCTCGGCGCAGGTGCGCGTCTCCATTCCGCTGGCCGGTGCCGCGGGCTTCTGGATGACGGCGCGGCTCGACATGTGGGATCGCTTCATCAGCGCGTCCTTCTGGTGGATGAGCGCCATGGTCGCCCTCTGGCTCGTTTTCATGGGCGCGGTCTTCCTCGTGGAGCCACTGCTGAAGCGCCGCCTGGAAGCCGCCGCCCGCGCGGCGCCTGACGTTGTTCTGGCGCGGGCGCTCGTCATCCATCTCGTGCTGCTGGCGCTCGCTGCGGCAACCATTCTCGGCGCGACCGCCGGCGCCCACGGCCTGTTCTTCCCGTAAGCCCCCGGCGCCGACCGGTGGCAGGAGCGATCATCATGCGCACGGCGCAAACCTTCAGGACCTTCACCGGAATCGCGCTGCTCAGCCGCGGCTTCCGCCCCTTCTTCCTGGGGGCGGGCGTGTTCGCGCTCACGGCCATGGCCATATGGCCGGCGGTGTTCACCGGTGTGCTCGCGCTGCCCACGGCCTTCTCGGCCACCGACTGGCACGCCCATGAAATGCTGTTCGGCTATGGCAGCGCCGTCATTGCCGGCTTTCTGCTGACCGCG
This window contains:
- the moaA gene encoding GTP 3',8-cyclase MoaA: MLHAPSAPTTSASATSPCAMVDLFGRRVSYLRLSVTDRCDLRCLYCMAEDMTFLPRDQVLSIEELDLMASAFVAAGITKLRITGGEPLVRKGVMDLFAGLSRHLKSGALKELTLTTNGTQLARHAEDLARAGVKRVNVSLDTLDAERFRAITRRGSLGVVMDGIRAALEAGLKVKLNAVALAGVTPDEVFDLIHFTHGRGMDLTFIETMPLGDVGVDRIDQYFPLDALRRLIEARLTLTDTSERTGGPARYTRVAETGGRLGFITPMSHSFCESCNRVRVSATGMLHTCLGQEDAFDLKAPLRASADGAALRAAIAGAIRAKPRGHDFVIARVGTPALARHMSALGG
- the narJ gene encoding nitrate reductase molybdenum cofactor assembly chaperone, with the translated sequence MAMQAENLTFRALSALLAYPSEDLVAAAPAIADVLALEGLVGEPARAGLAPLLEELAQDDLFALQESYVGLFDRTRRLSLHLFEHVHGESRDRGQAMVDLAGIYEKGGLVLVANELPDYLPLFLEFLSTRPLAEARGLIADIVHILASLEERLAARGSAYAAVFAALRTLATDGVVAAPASAPAKEEPVDDLAALDAAWEETAVTFGPGEGMGACSVDRFRTQLRAAQRDARHTAA
- a CDS encoding peptidylprolyl isomerase, which encodes MTEIIGTSPSARPPRRPDEVSVDGVVIPRAAIAREIQNHAAKTPADAWHAAARALAVRELLLAQARRLDIVPEPATEADGTRETDEEAVIRALLDREVTVPKADTATCRRYFERNRAAFRSDDLYEVAHILIPAASADAARRAAAQVEAEAVLRCVLSDETAFEEMARAHSACPSREVGGSLGQIGKGQTVPEFEAALSAIAPGPVHPLLVPTRYGFHIVRVARHVAGEELPFAAAEASIAAHLEATSWHIAVRQYLSLLAGRADIRGVTLEGAPTPSCNRRKRCCSAPSCGNCRMNGSRRRPCSPSAT
- the narI gene encoding respiratory nitrate reductase subunit gamma; translation: MSEAINAALFGWYPYLCLTVFLLGSLIRYDREQYTWKTGSSQLLRKRQLRWGSNLFHVGILVIFLGHAGGLLTPIWVFDALGISHSFKQGLAITVGGIAGVMCFAGIALLAHRRLFDPRIRANSSFGDTAILLVLWAQLTLGLSTIFISLHHMDGHEMVKFMNWAQGILTLQPSAAAYVADVSPVFKAHLLLGMTIFLVFPFTRLVHVWSAPVWYLGRTGYQVVRTRLPRGAARPPVPGQTLAAVRPAVRRPLGRPAE